The genomic DNA CGAGGGCGATCCGGATCAGGCCGTCGTCGCCGGCGAAGCCGTATTTCACCGCGTTCTCGACCAGGGGCTGGACGAGGAAGGTCGGGATCATCCGGTCGCGCGCCGCGCCGTCCACGTCGATGTCGTAGAGAAGGCGCGGCGCGAAGCGCCCGACCTGCACTTCCAGGTAGGAGTGCAGGGCCGCCACCTCGGCCGAGACGGGAATGAAGGGAATTTCCGCCGTATCCAGCGAATAGCGCAGGTAATTGGCCATTTCGCGCAGCATGGCCAGGGCCTTCTGCGGCTGGTCCATGATGTCGACGGCGATCATGTTCAAGCCGTTGAAGATGAAATGCGGGTCCAGCTGCTGGCGCAGGCGCCGCACCTCGGCGAGATTGACCTCGCGCTCGGCCGCCGCCACCCGCAGGTTTTCGCGAAAGCGGACATGAAGCCAGAGGGTGAGGGAATTCACCGTCAGCGGGATGAAGAAATTATAGGACGCCCGGTGCTGCAGCGGCATCTGCAGCGTGTGGAACTGCAGGAGCGCCGTGTCCTCGACCGCGACCGTCACCGCCACCATGAAGACCGAGGTCAGCGCCGACAGCAGCACGACGATGCCCCAGGCCGCGAGCCCCAGGTCGGCGATCCGGCTGCGGCGGATGAAGGCGCGGGACAGCAGCAGGACGGCGATCATCAGCGTGTCGATGCCGAGGGAAAACAGCCGCGAGGCCAGCGGTGTCGGCAGCACGTCGAAGCGGACGAGAATGCCGAAGCCGTAGATGATGAAGATCATGAAGGGGAACAGGCGCCAGAAATGATCCGTCTCCGGATCCCGGCCGTATTCCCCCCGCGGCTTCCGGTGCCGGCCGAAGCACCGCAGCGCGGCGAAAAGGCTGGTGCCCCCCCCGTCCTGACCATCGGCGGCCCCCGGCCCGGGCATGGATGATTTCGCGGCCAAGAGCGGCGCTTTCCTCGATAGTCGTGCCGGCCAAGGCTGGAAGGGCGGGCCGCGATTTGCAACGGTAACTTGATGCCTGCCCGCTTCGTCGACGAAACAGCCCGCTTCGTCGAGTAGGGCTTCCTCCCGCCCTCGGTAAGGATTTATTTACTAAGGGTTACCCCTTGGGGAAGGGGCGGGGAGTCGCGACCATGATCCAGGCGGAACGGCATCATCGGGACCAGTCGGGCGGCACGGCCGAGTGCTTTGGCCGCACCCCCCTGCGCCGCCTGCTGACGTCTTCGACCGCCCTGGTGCCGTCGCGCCTCGTGATGGTCGCACTTGCTGCCGGCTTCGGGGCCGGCGCCGCCCGGGCGCAGGACGGTTTGACGCTGCCGGCGGGCGGCGCGCTGGTCGGCGGCAACGCCACCGTCAGCACGCCCGAGGCCGGCCGCCTCGTCATCGACCAGTCCAGTGCCAAGGCGGTGATCGACTGGCAGGGCTTCGATGTCGGCGACCGGGCTTCGGTCCGCTTCAACCAGCCGGATGCCCAGGCGATCACCGTGAACCGGGTGACCGCGGGCGGCGCCAGCCGGATCGACGGCCAGGTTTCCGCCAACGGCAAGGTGGTGATCCTGAACCCCAACGGCGTGCTGATCGGCCCCGGCGGGCGGATCGATGCCGCCGGCGTTGTCGCCAGCACCTCGAAGATCGATGCCGATGCCTTCATGGCCGGCAACGGCAATCTCACCTTCACCCCTGGCGGCAATGCCGGGGCCGAGATCGCCAACGAAGGCACGATTACGGTCGAAGGGGCGGGCATCGCCGCCCTGGTCGGCCCCAATGTGCGCAACACGGGCACCATCAAGGCGGTTGCCGGCAAGGTGAACCTGGCGGCGGGCGAGACCTATACCCTCGATCTCGCCGGCGACGGGCTGATCGAATTGGCGGTCACCGGCTCGGGCCGCCGGCTCGACCAGGCGGGCGTGGTCGAGGGCGGCACGGTGGTGATCTCCGCCGATGCGGCGTCGGATGTGGTCGCCAATGTCGTCAATATCGGCGGCGTCACCCGCGCCACCGCGATCAGCGTCGATGGCGGCGAGATCGTGCTGGACGGCGGCGCGGGCGGCATTGCCGTCACCGGCACCGTCGATGCCTCCTCCGCCGCCGGGGCGGGGGGAACGGTCACGGTCACCGGCGCCACGGTCACCCTTGCCGGCGGCGCCAAGGTCAAGGCCGATGGCGCCACCGCCGGCGGCACGGTGCTGATCGGCGGCGACCGGCGCGGCGGCAAGGTCGAGGCGGAGAAACTGGTGCCGAAGCCGGTGCCGACCGCGGCCAGCACCACGGTCGAGAGCGGCGCCGCGGTATCCGCCACCGGCGGCAGCGGCCCGGGCGGCGCCATCGTCGTCTGGGGCGATCAGCGCGCCTCGGTTTCCGGCCTGCTCGCGGCCGGCGGCGCCGGCGGCGGCTTCATCGAAACCTCGGGGCTGGAAGTCCTGCTCGACGGCGCCGCGATCGACGCCGGCAGCGGCGGCCAATGGCTGCTGGATCCGACCAATTACAACCTGAACGCCGCCGCCGCGACGACGATCCAGAACACCCTGAACTCGGGCACCAATGTCCTGATCGAAACCGCCGACGCCGGCGCCGGCGCCGGCGACATCATTGTCGCCAGCTCCGTCATCTGGGGCAGCGGCGCCACCCTCGAACTGGCGGCCCATCGCAACATCACGGTGAATGCGAACCTGATCGCCAGCGCCGGCGGCGACCTGACACTGCGCGCGGACAAGAACGGCACCGGCACCGGCACGGTGACAGTCGCCGTCACGCCCGGGCTTACCGCCGGCAGCGTCTACAACATCTATTACAACCCGGCCGACACGGACAGCGACGGCCAGAAATACGACAATCCCGCCACCTATGCCGCCGGCGGCGGCGCCCGCACCGCCTGGATGCTGGTGAACAACGTCAACGACCTTCAGGCGATGCGGGACAATCTGTCCGGCACCTATGCCCTGTCGCGGGATATCGACGCCAGCGCCACCGCGACCTGGAACAGCGGTGCCGGCTTCGTGCCGGTGGGGGCCTCGGGCAGTTCGTTCACCGGCAGATTGGACGGCCAGGGCCATGTCATCGACGGTCTCTATATCCGCCGGACCGCTAACTATACCGGGCTTTTCGGAGAATCGGGCGGTTCGATCCGCAACCTCGGCCTGGTCGATGCCAATGTCACGGGCGGCCAATTCACCGGCGCCCTGGTCGGCAGGCAGGTGAGCGCCGGCACGGTCGCCAATGTCTTCGTCACCGGCACGGTTGCTGCACCCCTCGGCTACGTCGGCGGCCTCGTCGGCCTGGACGCCGGCAGTATCACCGATTCCTGGGCTTCGGCCACGGTCAGCGGAACCAACGTCTACGCCGGCGGCCTCGTCGGCCTCAGCAGCGGTGTCCTTGCCCGTGTGCATGCCTCCGGTGCTGTAACCGGGCAGAGTTATGTCGGCGGATTGGCCGGCTCGATCACCGGCGGCACGCTTACCGACGGTTATGCCACGGGGTCGGTCACGGCCTCCAGTGGCGCCGCCGGGGGCCTTGTCGGATGGGTGACCGGCTCCACCCCTGTTTCGATCGACCGCGCCTATGCCACGGGGGCGGTCACCGGCCCAAGCCGCGGCGGGCTTATCGGGATCATCTTGGTGGGTTTGGGTGCCATCACCCTGACCGATACCTATTGGGATGCTGCCACCACCGGCGTCGGCGTCGCCTATGGCAGCCTCTCCGGCATTGCATCGATCGACGCGACCAATATCGCCGCCCAGCCCTATGCCGCGGCCAGCTACACCGGCTTCAATTTCACCAATACCTGGTATATTGCCGAGGGCAGCACCCGCCCGATCCTGCGCAACGAATATTCGACCACGATCAGGACTGCGCACCAGTTGCAACTGATGGCGCTGAACCTCGGCGCGTCCTATACGCTCGCCAACGACATCGACTTCGGCGCCGAAATCGCCGCCGCCGGCGCGGTGTGGAACCCGGCCACCGGCTTCGTGCCGGTAGGGGCCGCGAGCAATTCGTTCACCGGCGCCTTGGACGGCCAGGGCTATGTCGTCGAGGGTCTCTATATCAGCCGGACCGGTAGCGATACCGGGCTTTTCGGGTATTCGGGCGGTTCGATCCGCAACCTTGGCCTGGTCGATGCCAATGTCACGGGCGGCAGTTACACCGGCGCCCTGGCCGGCAGGCAGTCGAGCGTCGGCACGGTCGCCAATGTCTTCGTCACCGGCACGGTTGCTGCAACCGGGGTCTCGGCCGGCGGCCTCGTCGGCGTGAACAACGGCAGTATCGCCGATTCCTGGGCTTCGGCCACGGTCAGCGGAACCGGCGCCTACGTCGGCGGCCTCGTCGGCACCAGCAGCGGCAGCGGTGTTCTTGCCCGTGTCCATGCCTCCGGTGCTGTAACCGGGCAGGTTTATGCCGGCGGATTGGTCGGCTCGATCACCGGCGGCACGCTCACCGACGGTTATGCCACGGGAACGGTCACGACCTCCAGCTCCAGCGCCGGGGGCCTTGTCGGATCGGTGAACAGCATCACCCCTGTTACGATCACCCGCGCCTATGCCACGGGGGCGGTCGCCGCCAGCGCGGTCCGCGGCGGGCTTATCGGGATCATCACGGTGGATTCGGGTAGCACCACCTTGTCCGTTACCCGTTGGGATGCCACCACCACCGGCGTCGGCATCGCCTATGGCGGCCTCATCGGCAGCCTGTCGATCGACGCGACCAATATCGCCGCCCTGCCCTATGCCGTGGCCAGCTACCCCGGCTTCGTTTCCAGCAATGCCTGGTACATTGTCGAGGGCAGCACCCGCCCGATCCTGCGCAGCGAATATTCGACCACGATCAGGAATGCGCACCAGTTGCAACTGATGGCGGTGAACCTCGGCGCGTCCTATACGCTGGCCAACGACATCGACTTCGGCGCGGCGCTGGCCAATGCCTCGGACGTCTGGAACCCGGCGACCGGCTTCGTGCCGGTGGGGGCCGCGGGCAGTTCGTTCACCGGCGCCTTGGACGGCCGGGGCCATGTCATCGACGGTCTCTATATCAGCCGGACCGGTAGCGATACCGGGCTTTTCGGATATTCGGGCGGTTCGATCCGCAACCTTGGCCTGGTCGATGCCGATGTCACGGGCGGCATTTACACCGGCGCCCTGGCCGGCAGGCAGTCGAGCGCCGGCACGGTCGCCAATGTCTTCGTCACCGGCGCGGTTGCTGCAACCGGGGTCTCGGTCGGCGGCATCGTCGGCGTGAACGAAGGCAGTATCGCCGATTCCTGGGCTTCGGCCACGGTCAGCGGAGGCAGCGGCTCCGCCGGCGGCCTCGTCGGCACCAGCAGCGGCAGCAGTGTCCTTGCCCGTGTCCATGCCTCCGGTGCTGTAACCGCGCAGAACTATGCCGGCGGATTGGTCGGCTCGATCACCGGCGGCACGCTTATCGACAGTTATGCCACGGGAACGGTCACGGTCTCCAACATCGGCGCCGGGGGCCTTGTCGGAGTGGTGATCAGCGTCAACCCTGTTACGATCATCCGCGCCTATGCCACGGGGGCGGTCGCCGCCGGCACGGCCCGCGGCGGGCTTATCGGGGTCATCACGGTGAGTTCGGGTAGCACCACCCTGTCCGCTACCCGTTGGGATGCCGCCACCACCGGCGTCGGCGTCGCCTTTGGCAGCCTCTCCGGCAGCCTGTCGATCGACGCGACGGATATCGCCGCCCAGCCCTATGCGGCGGCCAGCTACGCCGGCTTCGATTTCACCGATACCTGGTATATCGCCGAGGGCGACACCCGCCCGATCCTGCGCAGCGAATATTCGACCACGATCAGGAATGCGCACCAGTTGCAACTGATGGCGCTGAACCTCGGCGCGTCCTATGTGCTCGCTAACGACATCGACTTCGGCGCGGCAATCGCCAATGCCTCGGAGGTCTGGAACCCGGCGACCGGCTTCGTGCCGGTGGGCAGCACTGCCAATCCCTTCACCGGCCAGTTGGACGGCCAGGGACATGTCGTCGACAGCCTCTTTATCTATCGGCCCGGCATCGGACAGACCGGCCTGATCGGCCGGACTGCGAACGCGACCATCGGCAATATCGGCCTGGTCGATGCCGATGTCACCGGTGGAGCCCAGAGCGGCACGCTGGTCGGGCGCGCCGTGGGCGGCAGCATTGCCAACGCCTTCGCCACGGGCAAGATGACCGAGGCCGTGGTCGGGGCGGCGGTCGGCGGCCTGATCGGGGATCTGAGCGCGGGGACACTTGCCGATTCCTGGGCCGCCGTCGATGTGCTGTCGGACTATTACGCCGTGGGCGGGCTGGTCGGGTACGGCCAGGCGGTAACCATCATCCGGTCTCATGCCTCCGGCACCGTCTCCGGCGTGGGCAGTATCGGCGGGCTGGTCGGCCAGTTGGGCAGCGGTCTCGGCGCGAGCGTGGTCGACAGCTATGCGACCGGCGCCGTGACCGGGACGTCCGCCGTCGGCGGCTTGATCGGCGGCTATATCTACAATTCGACCTTGAGCAATGTCTATGCCAGCGGCGCCGTCAGCGGGAGTACCGATGTCGGCGGGCTGGTCGGCGGTCCTGCCGGGGCGGGGGCCATCACCGGCAGCAATGCCTATTGGGACGCGACGACCACCGGGCAGAGCCAGGGCATCGGCAATGCCACCGGCGCCGGCGGCCTTGCCGTCACCAACATCAGCGCGGCCCCCTATGTCGCCGCTTCCTATACCGGCTTCGTTTCCTCCAATGCCTGGTATATTGTCGAGGGCAGCACCCGCCCGATCCTGCGCAGCGAATATTCGACCACGATCAGGAATGCGCACCAGTTGCAACTGATGGCGCTGGACCTCGGCGCGTCCTATGTGCTGGCCAACGACATCGACTTCGGCGCGGCAATCGCCAATGCCTCGGAGGTCTGGAACCCGGCGACCGGCTTCGTGCCGGTGGGGACCTCGGGCAATCAGTTCACCGGCGCATTGGACGGCCGGGGCCATGTCATCGACGGTCTCTATATCAACCGGACTGGTGACGATACCGGGCTTTTCGGGCGGGCGAACGGTTCGATCCGCAACCTTGGCCTGGTCGATGCCAATGTCGCGGGCGGCGCCCGCACCGGCGCGTTGGTCGGCTACAATCTGAACGCCGGCGCGGTCACCAATGTCTTCGTCACCGGCACGGTTGCTGCAACCGGTAGCAACGCCGGCGGCATCGCCGGCGCGAGCGATGGCCGTATCACCGATTCCTGGGCTTCGGCCACGGTCAGCGCAACCATCGGCTACGCCGGCGGCCTCGTCGGCCTCAGCGGCGGTGTCCTTACCCGTGTCCATGCCTCCGGTGCCGTAACCGCGCAGAGCTATGCCGGCGGATTGGCCGGCTCGATCGACCGCGGTTCGGTCACCGACAGTTATGCCACGGGAACGGTCACGGTCTCCAGCATCGGCGCCGGGGGCCTTGTCGGAATTGTGAGCAGCATCGCCCCTGTTACGATCACCCGCGCCTATGCCACGGGGGCGGTCGCCGGCGCGGCCCGCGGCGGGCTTATCGGGATGATCACGGTGCTTACGGGTCCCGCCGACCTGATCGATACCTATTGGGATGCCGCCACCACCGGCGTCGGCGCCGCCTATGGCAGCCTCTCCGGCGGTGCATCGATCGACGCGACCAATATCGCCGCCAATCCTTATGCCGCGGCCAGCTACCCCGGCTTCGATTTCACCAATACCTGGTACCTTGCCGCGGGCAGCACCCGCCCGATCCTGCGCAGCGAATATTCGACCACGATCAGGAACGCCCACCAGCTGCAATTGATGGCGCTGGACCTCGGCGCGTCCTATGTGCTCGCCAACGACATCGACTTCGGCGCGGCAATCGCCAATGCCTCGGAGGTCTGGAACCCGGCGACCGGCTTCGTGCCGGTGGGGACGCTGGCGACCCCCTTCACCGGCGCGCTGGATGGCCAGGGCCATGTTATCGACGGGCTTACCATCAACCGTCCTGCTGCCAATCAGGTCGGCCTTTTTGGCCAGACCTCGTATGCGGTCATCGGCAATATCGGGCTGGCCAACGCCAGTGTAACCGGTGCCAGCGAGATCGGCGCTTTGATCGGGCGGGCCGTGGATGGCAGCATCACCAATGTTTTTGCCACGGGATCGGTGACTTCAGGATCGGGGACCGCGGTCGGCGGGCTCATCGGGAAATTGAGCGTGGGAACGCTTGCCGATGCCTGGGCGGATGTCGATGTGAGGGCCAGTTCCTTCGCCGCAGGCGGGTTGGTCGGCTTCAGCGAAGCGGCCATTGTCCGCGCCCACGCCTCCGGCACCGTCAGCGGCCAGGGCTATAGCGGCGGGTTGGTCGGCCAATTGGGCGGCCCGGGGGCGAGCATCACCGACAGCTATGCCACCGGCGCCGTGACGGGGACGACTGCCGTCGGCGGGCTGGTGGGCGCCTTTATAAGCAACTCGACCCTGACCAATGTTTATGCCAGCGGCACCGTCACCGGGACCAGCGCTGTCGGCGGGCTGGTCGGCGGCCCCAATGGAGGGGGGGCAACGATCACCGGCAGCAATGCCTATTGGGATGCGACGACCACCGGGCAGAGCCTGGGCATCGGCAATGCTACCGGCGCCGGCGGCCTTGCCGTCACCAATATC from Zavarzinia compransoris includes the following:
- a CDS encoding sensor histidine kinase; amino-acid sequence: MAAKSSMPGPGAADGQDGGGTSLFAALRCFGRHRKPRGEYGRDPETDHFWRLFPFMIFIIYGFGILVRFDVLPTPLASRLFSLGIDTLMIAVLLLSRAFIRRSRIADLGLAAWGIVVLLSALTSVFMVAVTVAVEDTALLQFHTLQMPLQHRASYNFFIPLTVNSLTLWLHVRFRENLRVAAAEREVNLAEVRRLRQQLDPHFIFNGLNMIAVDIMDQPQKALAMLREMANYLRYSLDTAEIPFIPVSAEVAALHSYLEVQVGRFAPRLLYDIDVDGAARDRMIPTFLVQPLVENAVKYGFAGDDGLIRIALGFQAAGDDLLVTVGNTGDLRFGSQIQGVAGTGTGLSNLRNRLKLHYPGRHSFEMRQEGPMAIVRLRLAGEPE
- a CDS encoding MBG domain-containing protein; this encodes MVALAAGFGAGAARAQDGLTLPAGGALVGGNATVSTPEAGRLVIDQSSAKAVIDWQGFDVGDRASVRFNQPDAQAITVNRVTAGGASRIDGQVSANGKVVILNPNGVLIGPGGRIDAAGVVASTSKIDADAFMAGNGNLTFTPGGNAGAEIANEGTITVEGAGIAALVGPNVRNTGTIKAVAGKVNLAAGETYTLDLAGDGLIELAVTGSGRRLDQAGVVEGGTVVISADAASDVVANVVNIGGVTRATAISVDGGEIVLDGGAGGIAVTGTVDASSAAGAGGTVTVTGATVTLAGGAKVKADGATAGGTVLIGGDRRGGKVEAEKLVPKPVPTAASTTVESGAAVSATGGSGPGGAIVVWGDQRASVSGLLAAGGAGGGFIETSGLEVLLDGAAIDAGSGGQWLLDPTNYNLNAAAATTIQNTLNSGTNVLIETADAGAGAGDIIVASSVIWGSGATLELAAHRNITVNANLIASAGGDLTLRADKNGTGTGTVTVAVTPGLTAGSVYNIYYNPADTDSDGQKYDNPATYAAGGGARTAWMLVNNVNDLQAMRDNLSGTYALSRDIDASATATWNSGAGFVPVGASGSSFTGRLDGQGHVIDGLYIRRTANYTGLFGESGGSIRNLGLVDANVTGGQFTGALVGRQVSAGTVANVFVTGTVAAPLGYVGGLVGLDAGSITDSWASATVSGTNVYAGGLVGLSSGVLARVHASGAVTGQSYVGGLAGSITGGTLTDGYATGSVTASSGAAGGLVGWVTGSTPVSIDRAYATGAVTGPSRGGLIGIILVGLGAITLTDTYWDAATTGVGVAYGSLSGIASIDATNIAAQPYAAASYTGFNFTNTWYIAEGSTRPILRNEYSTTIRTAHQLQLMALNLGASYTLANDIDFGAEIAAAGAVWNPATGFVPVGAASNSFTGALDGQGYVVEGLYISRTGSDTGLFGYSGGSIRNLGLVDANVTGGSYTGALAGRQSSVGTVANVFVTGTVAATGVSAGGLVGVNNGSIADSWASATVSGTGAYVGGLVGTSSGSGVLARVHASGAVTGQVYAGGLVGSITGGTLTDGYATGTVTTSSSSAGGLVGSVNSITPVTITRAYATGAVAASAVRGGLIGIITVDSGSTTLSVTRWDATTTGVGIAYGGLIGSLSIDATNIAALPYAVASYPGFVSSNAWYIVEGSTRPILRSEYSTTIRNAHQLQLMAVNLGASYTLANDIDFGAALANASDVWNPATGFVPVGAAGSSFTGALDGRGHVIDGLYISRTGSDTGLFGYSGGSIRNLGLVDADVTGGIYTGALAGRQSSAGTVANVFVTGAVAATGVSVGGIVGVNEGSIADSWASATVSGGSGSAGGLVGTSSGSSVLARVHASGAVTAQNYAGGLVGSITGGTLIDSYATGTVTVSNIGAGGLVGVVISVNPVTIIRAYATGAVAAGTARGGLIGVITVSSGSTTLSATRWDAATTGVGVAFGSLSGSLSIDATDIAAQPYAAASYAGFDFTDTWYIAEGDTRPILRSEYSTTIRNAHQLQLMALNLGASYVLANDIDFGAAIANASEVWNPATGFVPVGSTANPFTGQLDGQGHVVDSLFIYRPGIGQTGLIGRTANATIGNIGLVDADVTGGAQSGTLVGRAVGGSIANAFATGKMTEAVVGAAVGGLIGDLSAGTLADSWAAVDVLSDYYAVGGLVGYGQAVTIIRSHASGTVSGVGSIGGLVGQLGSGLGASVVDSYATGAVTGTSAVGGLIGGYIYNSTLSNVYASGAVSGSTDVGGLVGGPAGAGAITGSNAYWDATTTGQSQGIGNATGAGGLAVTNISAAPYVAASYTGFVSSNAWYIVEGSTRPILRSEYSTTIRNAHQLQLMALDLGASYVLANDIDFGAAIANASEVWNPATGFVPVGTSGNQFTGALDGRGHVIDGLYINRTGDDTGLFGRANGSIRNLGLVDANVAGGARTGALVGYNLNAGAVTNVFVTGTVAATGSNAGGIAGASDGRITDSWASATVSATIGYAGGLVGLSGGVLTRVHASGAVTAQSYAGGLAGSIDRGSVTDSYATGTVTVSSIGAGGLVGIVSSIAPVTITRAYATGAVAGAARGGLIGMITVLTGPADLIDTYWDAATTGVGAAYGSLSGGASIDATNIAANPYAAASYPGFDFTNTWYLAAGSTRPILRSEYSTTIRNAHQLQLMALDLGASYVLANDIDFGAAIANASEVWNPATGFVPVGTLATPFTGALDGQGHVIDGLTINRPAANQVGLFGQTSYAVIGNIGLANASVTGASEIGALIGRAVDGSITNVFATGSVTSGSGTAVGGLIGKLSVGTLADAWADVDVRASSFAAGGLVGFSEAAIVRAHASGTVSGQGYSGGLVGQLGGPGASITDSYATGAVTGTTAVGGLVGAFISNSTLTNVYASGTVTGTSAVGGLVGGPNGGGATITGSNAYWDATTTGQSLGIGNATGAGGLAVTNIGAAPYAEASYTGFDFTSIWYIAEGNTRPLLRNEYSTTIYSAHQLQLMALDLAASYTLGSDIDLGATRAYAGEVWNTATGFMPIGNSTTAFFGDLDGGGHAIDGLYINRATTDNVGLFGQMGDFAADSGRISNLALTNFNVSGSSSVGGLVGRVVGTAAATHAFDTITLSGQVAAANFGAGGLIGQTMGGNVSVGTIRADVTASANSTAGGLIGAFSAPTQQVTIADVNLTGTMAAASGGAGGLIGYSDISATTSLTISGITLDVAVSGGKWIGGLAGGFGIATLSNLRVLAVVTGTPSSYAVGGLVGQGSGSFTDVEAKVDVTGGSYVGGGLGQAQTAGSISFADVSLTGTVRGLSAAAESDVGGLVGDGGSNVLTISRTYVGAAVSSAGGALGGLVGHHFATVNITDSYATGPVTAGGSNVGGLIGRTLNATITDSYASGAVTSSLAGAATGGLVASALGTVSVTTSYWDLGTTGQSASVGGGTGIASADARTEASYAGFDFTSTWYMVEGEFRPILRSEYSTTIQTAHQLQLMATNLAADYTLANDIDLGAALANPGEVWDTAKGFLPVGDSATRFTGTLDGQGHAIDGLFIDRPATNWVGLFGVIDGAGAGVADLVLTNVDVTGRQLVGAVAGVGELGTRFSDILVIGAVEAGNGYAGLLVGSFNSGVATRIAAEGSVKGGTGYLGGLIGSLTIATVSDAYSGATVIGTNAFAVGGLIGGTFGASVLRSYAVGDVSVVSGASEVGGLIGFVGSASTLTETYASGRVTATGPDVGGLVGRFSGAATATASYWDVTTTGQAASAAGTAITTALGAFTANTYTGFDLAGTWYMDPDAAAGSAGRLRPMLRSEFSTTIRTAHQLQLMALDVAADYTLANDLDLGASLANASDVWKAATGFMPVQAGITLFSGTFDGGGHVIDGLAITGSGSSRTGLFGYLSGATVTDLTLANVAIVGGTFYTGALAGAPGVDASLVSNVHVTGTVSGGNYVGGIAGSFNGTLTGSSSTATVSTTAEAAGGLLGELGGSGSVIESWASGDVRAGTNLAGGLVGVLQSSSAVARSYFTGTVTAANYAGGLVGIANFSATITDSYALGAVVATGTYAGGLVGRLNGTTITSSYAANYVTGSNSGGLVGLYSSGTAANAYWDTGISGRANAAGSGTLTGTFSGVPAAQLKAGLPPGLSAAVWGTLADTAYPYLAWRFPAGVSVLAGTSGLVGRGVSFTLGGEVVGQAIAGADGSFYAMVDPVASGGMALAWGDGRLASTAGVTTTAQSASARDFVAVAGATGGHGLGFSLNTDVLDVATAGGTLSAALAAMAAAAGTTPAAPYLFTISGGDLAVAAGKSLEFAAGGSAFTLDASIAATGAGTILLRLTAADGTLTLNSGESLGAAATTGAAVVVVAPKLVNNAGASALSVAAGARSLVYADDWATSSLGGLGGGDRNIYNATYGSLAPASVSGTTSKIVWKRQPTLTVTAADGSRTYGAAFSGGSVSIAGLVNGDSAAAYTGTAVVADSTAIAADAGNYAGGLTASGLSSAVGYAIAYQAGALTVDQAVLTATLTGSVVKTYDGTDSATLTAANYSLSPRLFTDVVSLQPVLSGTYDNANAGTGKVVSVAGLALTGADAGNYRLASTAISAPIGQINAAIVTVTAGLTGSVSKIYDGNNTATLTAANFTLTGYALGDEVELVPVLAGTFSGTDVGAGLTVTVAGLSLTGSDAANYALASTTVQASIGEITRKTLTAALVGTATKVYDGDTAIALAAGNYQLNGAVLGDGVALVPDLTGTLSSTGVGTGKTVSVSGLALSGLDAGNYTIASTLSGNIGTVEQRAITVTATSQSRVYGDANPSLAYSVTAGTLVAGDSLNGSLSTLATLASPVSSYQIAQGTLNSSNNANYAITFAPGTLTVTPAALTVTATAGQSKVYGDLDPALAYTATGFKAGDTAALLTGSLTRTAGENAGDYGITLGGVSAGGNYTVSLSGSPSFRITPAALTVTATAGQSKVYGDLDPALAYTATGFKAGDTAALLTGALARAAGENAGDYGITLGGVSAGGNYTVSLSGTPSFRITPAALTVTATAGQSKVYGDLDPVLAYTATGFKAGDTAALLIGSLTRAAGENAGDYGVTLGGVSAGGNYTVSLSGSPSFRITPAALTVTATAGQSKVYGDLDPALAYTATGFKAGDTAALLTGSLTRTAGENAGDYGITLGGVSAGGNYTVSLSGAPSFRITPAALTVTATAGQSKVYGDLDPVLAYTATGFKGGDTAALLTGSLTRAAGENAGDYGITLGGVSAGGNYTVSLSGAPSFRITPAALTVTATAGQSKVYGDLDPALAYTATGFKAGDTAALLTGSLTRAAGENAGDYGITLGGVSAGGNYTVSLSGTPSFRITPAALTVTATAGQSKVYGDFDPVLAYTATGFKAGDTAALLXASGSHRRP